AAGGACAATATCGCATGGCGACCAGACAGTCTCGGAAAGGACAATGCAAGGGGCGCCTCGACCGAAAAACCGGTAAATCGGCAGTTGGCGCTAGATCCGCTCTGCACGACAGTCGACGTGTACAACCCCTCAGGTCCTTCGGCGGTCAGCGGCGACGAACGGCATAAGAATGTCGAGCTCGACGCTCGTTTTCCATCCCCCATGCTGGTCGATGATCCGCCGACAGTAAAGAACGGGCGTACGGCAACGCAAAAGGCCAGGTCTCGGGGTTGGGGAGAAGTGTATTTCGGCAGTTACGGCGAGCTGTTGCAGCGTATGGAATCGCGCCTCAACAATACATTTTCTGACTGCAAACTGCGGCCCGAGTGGCTCGATGTTATTGGTGCCGAAACAACTGCTTGGTGGCCAGTACCGGAGCTGCCGCAGGTGCCGCTTACCGAAGAGGAACTGAAACAGGTGGTGAGCGGTTGCTGGTTTCCCGTCTACGCGCTTGGATACAACTGGCTGCAATCGAACGGCGAAAGCGCCCGAATGATTGCAAAGCGGATCACTGCGCTAATCGAAGCGCTCATCAAGAGCGGTTACGAATGCAACCAGGTGGTTGTGGTCACCCACTCGATGGGCGGCCTGGTTGGCCGTGCTCTGGTGCACCCTGACTTCGGCAATTTGCAAGATAGCGTGGCAGGCATAGTACATGGCGTAATGCCGGCAATCGGCGCGCCAGCTGGCTACAAGCGTATCAGGGCAGGATTCGAAGATCCCGGCCTTCTAAGGGATATCAAGGGAAGTATCGGTGCCAAAGTCGCTGGCAATTTCGGCGACGAAGTGACGGCGGTGTTGGCGAATTCTCGCGGTGGACTCGAGCTGTTGCCGACAGATGCCTATGGAAACGGTTGGTTGCGTGTACTACACAGAGGACTCGAACTCGACGCCTGGCCCAAAACGGGTGACCCGTATGCTGAAATCTATAAAACGGACGGCAAATGGTACTCGCTGTTGCGGAAAGACTGGATCAATCCTAGCGGACTCACCCCAAAGATGGGCGGCGGTACATTCCAGCGGACTTGCAGTTATCTTGACAAGGCGCAAAGCTTTCACAAAGCGATTAGGAATACGTTTCATCCCAACAGTTACGCGCATTACGGCGCAGACGCCGGGCGGCAGAGCTTTGGGGAGGTCGTGTGGGAAATTAGCGAGCACTGCGTGGACACGACTGGCTGGCGGGACTGGCCCATCGTTGACGATGACCGACAGGGCCGGCTCGAGGTAGCCAGGTGGCAGAGAGATCAGCCGAACACGCCGTTTTCAAAGGGCTTCAGCATTGGCACGCCGGCATCGATTTATGCCACGCTAACGCCGCCCAGCGCGCCTGGCGATCAGACGGTGCCCGCCAAATCGGCAGATCATCAACTGCGCAGTGGAAAGTTCAAAGGTGTGTTCCGCCAGGTCGGCTACGAACATCAGTCGAGCTGCAAGGACCCGCACGTTATAGCTTCCACGCTGTACTGCATCGTACGAATTGCCCAGCGGGCAAAGTGGACATGTGTGAAGGAAGACAAGCATGAATTCGATTCGATCAGTTAGCGTTGGCTGTCTTGCCGCGATCAGTATGCTGCTTGCCGCCTGCAATCACCGTTCGCCACAATATGGAGCTCCCAATATGACTGCGCTCACGCCCCGCCTTAAAACAATATTCGAGACGACGAAAACGGTCTGTTTTGGCAGGTTTGTCGTCGATGTCCCGGCAACGGCGACGGTTTCTTGGGGCAGCGGGTCTGTCGATCTCGGGATAGCGGTCTACCCGGACGCTGCGAAAGAGGTAAATGAAGAGGCACAGAAATTCATCGACGAGCTGAAGAGCAGCAAGGCGATCTATCACGACCATATACCATTACTCTTGTCGGACGAGCACATCGAGGAGCCATCTGGACGAATTATTGCTGGCTACGAAGGGTTTGATGCAATGAGAGAGCTGAAGATTAATGGCTATTTTTCGTGGGGAAATGATGGCTTCATCATCGACGCCCGCCCTTTGCAGGAAGATGGAGACGAAACCGTTACGGACATAAAAAGTATTGCTCAGCGTCTGCGGCGACGAGTTGAAGGAGAAGTGCCCACTGAGCCTGGCAATTGCCTCGAATACGCCTTCCTCAGGGATAAGCCTGTGGCGGGTGGAGAGGCGACCATCGCACACATTCGTATCGGCTTCCGCCTGAAAGAATTCCCCGATACGCACGTGTCAATTTTCGTGGGTCCCTCAAACCCTTTTCATTCGGAGGGGAACTCGCTGGAATGGCAGCTGGCACAACTGGAGAAAGAGCAAAGAGCTGAGGACTTAAATCATCCGATGTTGAAAACGGTCTATTTCCGCAGAGGCCCGCGTCAGATCCATGACTGGTTGAACGGGTGGGAAGCTGTGTCGCGTTCGCCGGATCAGCCGGGTGTACACGGCCACCACGATTTCGTTATGGATGTCAGAGGCGTGCCCAACGACGTCTTCAAGCCGTACGCTGACATCCAGATGCAAACCGGCGTATCAGACAACCTCGCCGGCGCCGTCAAACCCACCTTGACAGACGAGGAAGCGGTAGCAGTCTGGGATGCGATCACCAGCACGATCCGCGTGCGTCCCACCACAACGAAAGCGACGACGCCCGCGGCAGCACGCAAGCCGCTGGGCGAGCGTGCGGTGACCGGGCGCAGTTGCCCGCAAACCGGCTGGTGGCAGCCATGCGAGCCGGAAGCGGCGAAGGCATTGCCGCGCCAGCGCATGGAGGAGGGCGCGCCGATGCCGATGGCGACCCTGGCCGGCAAGCCGTCGCTGTGGCAGCAGCTGAAGGGCGAGCAGCCGACGTACAAGACGGCGGCGATGTGGCAACTGGTCGCCTACGAGGAGTAACCATGCCCAACGTGATCCGCCTGGGCGACCGCACTTCCCACGGTGGCAAGGTGACGAGCGTGTCCGCCACCCACTTCAAGGTCGGGGGCATCGCCGTCGCGCGAGTGGGCGACCAGTGCAGTTGCCCCATCAAGGGCCACGAGCAGTGCAAGATCGCCGATGGCAACGGCAAGCACAGGATCGACGGCGTGGCGGTGGCCTACGAAGGCAACAAGACGACCTGCGGCGCCACACTGCTGGCCAGCACGAGCAAGTTCCACTCGGGGTAAGGGCGCCACGCCTTCGGCGCCCCTGCGCTAGAATCTGTCCTTTATCGAAAGGACAACCATGCGCGCGATCGAGATCACCAAGCCGGGCGGACCCGAGGTATTGCAGCTGTGCCAGCGGCCGATGCCGGAACCGAAGGCGGGGGAGCTGCGCATCCGTGTTCATGCGGCCGGCATCAACCGGCCCGACGTGTTCCAGCGCCAGGGCAACTACGCACCGCCGCCGGGCGCTTCCGACCTGCCGGGGCTGGAAGTGGCCGGCGAGATCATCGACGGGGACCTGGCCAATTCGCCCTTCAAGGCGGGCGACATGGTGTGCGCGCTGGTGCAGGGCGGCGGCTATGCCGAGGTCGTGACGGCACCCGTCGAGCAATGCCTGCCCGTGCCGCACGGTTTGTCGCCGCTGGAGGCCGCGTCGCTGCCGGAGAATTACTTTACCGTGTGGAGCAACGTGTTCGACCGCGCCCGGCTGGGGCCGGGCGAGTCGCTGCTGGTGCAGGGCGGCACGTCCGGCATCGGCGTCACGGCCATCCAGCTGGCCAATGCGATGGGCAACCGCGTGTTTGCCACCGCCGGCAGCGAGGACAAGGCCCGTGCCTGCGAGCAGCTGGGCGCCGAACGCGGCATCAACTACCGCCACGAGGACTTTGCCGCGGTCGTCAAGCAGCTGACGGGCGACAATGGCGTCGACGTCATCCTCGACATGGTGGGCGGCGACTACCTGGGACGCGAGATCAACTGCCTGGCCGACGACGGCCGCATCGCCATCATCGCACTGCTGGGCGGCGCCAAGGGCACGCTCGACATGGGGCAGGTGCTGCGCCGCCGCCTGACGATCACCGGTTCCACCTTGCGGCCTCGTTCCGTCGCGTTCAAGGGCGCCATCGCGCGCCAGCTGCAGGACAAGGTGTGGCCGCTGTTCGGCGAAGGGCGCATCAAGCCCGTCATCTACGAAAGCTTCCCGCTGGAGCAGGCGGCCGATGCGCATGCGCTGATGGAGTCTTCCACGCACGTGGGCAAGATCATGTTGCAGGTGATTAAGCCTTAAACCCGAAGGTGCCAGGCACCCATCCATGGGTCGGCGACCCACGGACGGGTGCCTGGCGCCCTGCGCTGCACCTCATCCGTTTGACCCGGCTTTATGGCCCAAGCTACAATTGCGGGTTTATTGTTTATCAACCGCCCGGAGTACTATGCGACGCAAACTGGTCATCGGCAACTGGAAAATGAACGGCAGCCTTGCCGCGAATTCGGTATTATTACGCGGGATCGTGGCCGGCTATGCCGCCAAGAATGCCGATTGCGGCGTCTGCGCGCCCGCGCCATATCTGGCACAATGCCAGTCCGAGCTGACGGGCACGCCCGTCGCCTGGGGCGCGCAGGACGTGTCGGCCTATGCCGCCGGCGCCTATACGGGCGAGGTCGCGGCATCGATGCTGCAGGAATTCGGTTGCCGCTATGTCCTGTGCGGCCACTCCGAGCGCCGCGCGTACCACCAGGAAACCAACGAAGTCGTCGCGCAGAAAGTGCTGGCGGCACTGAACGCCGGCCTGACGCCGGTCGTCTGCGTGGGCGAAACGCTGGAGGAACGCGAGGCCGGTCGCACCAATGTTGTTGTATGTGCGCAACTGCAAGCGGTGCTGGACGTGCTGGAAGCGGCGGCCGTCGAAAAGATCGTGCTGGCCTACGAACCGGTCTGGGCCATCGGCACCGGCAGGACCGCCACGCCAGCGCTGGCGCAGGAAGTGCACGGCATGCTGCGCAAGCAGGTCGCCGAGCGCAACCCGGTGGCCGCGGCCAACATGCCCATCCTTTACGGCGGCAGCATGAAGCCGGAGAATGCCAAGGATTTGCTGGCGCAGGCGGACATCGATGGCGGCCTGATCGGCGGCGCGTCGCTGAAGGTGGCGGATTTCCTCGCCATCGTCCACGCGGCAGGTTAAGTTTTCAAGTGCAGTAACCACCCAAGCAATAGAGAGAATTGGAATAGCATGAACACCTTGTTCAATCTGGTCGTCGTAGTACAAGTCCTGTCGGCCCTGGCCATCATCGCCCTGGTGCTGCTGCAGCACGGCAAGGGCGCCGACATGGGCGCCGCCTTCGGTTCCGGCGCCTCCGGCAGCCTGTTCGGCGCGACGGGTTCGTCGAACTTCATGTCGAAGTCGACGGCTTTCGCGGCGGCGATCTTCTTTGCCGCCACGCTGGGACTGTCGGCCCTGGCCACGCAGCGTGCGACCGGCAACACGGGCGTGCTGTCGAACATCACGGCACCGGTCTCCGGTTCGGCCGCGATCCCTGGTGCCGCCGCACCAGCACAGGCCCCGGCGGCCGCGCCTGCAGCGCCGGCTGCCCAGGCACCGGCCGCGGGTACGCCTGCCGCGCCGGCCGCGGGCGCCGCCAATGGCGCGCCAGCAAACCAGATTCCGAAGTAAAACTAAGCATTCTTCGATTTATTCCGCTTTTTTGCTTTGATTTACGACAAAGTTCATTAACAAAGTGCGTAAAGAAGAGTAGAATAGCGGCCTTAATGCCGACGTGGTGAAATTGGTAGACACGCTATCTTGAGGGGGTAGTGGCGCAAGCTGTACGAGTTCGAGTCTCGTCGTCGGCACCAAAGATTTGAGAAGAAGCCAGCACAAGGCGCCTGAGTTGCCCTCATGCCTGCAGCTGGTTTTTTTACGAGGATGTGTCGTTTGATCCTGGTCTCAGCGTTGATTGGGGTCGAGCGTTGGCTGTACCCACCTTGGTGCAGCACTCTCCTGACCGATCGTTCAACAACAGCTGTGATCCTACCGTGAACCTCGAAAATTACTTCCCCGTACTTCTGTTCCTGCTCGTCGGCATCGGTGTCGGCGTAGTGCCCCAGGTGCTTGGCCGTCTGCTTGGCCCGCACAAGCCCGATGCGGCGAAACTGTCCCCCTACGAGTGCGGCTTCGAAGCCTTCGAAGACGCGCGCATGAAATTCGACGTGCGTTACTACCTCGTCGCAATCCTGTTTATTTTGTTCGACCTGGAAACTGCATTCTTCTTCCCGTGGGGCGTCTCCATGCGCGAACTGGGCTGGCAGGGCTTCGTCACGATGATGATATTCATCGCCGAGTTCGTTGTCGGTTTTTGGTATATCTGGAAGAAAGGTGCCCTTGATTGGGAATAAGCCATGGCTATTGAAGGCGTATTAAACGAAGGTTTCATCACCACCTCGGCCGACAAGCTGATCAACTGGGCGCGTACCGGGTCGATGTTCCCGATGACGTTCGGTCTGGCCTGCTGTGCGGTCGAAATGATGCACGTGGGCGCGGCCCGTTACGACATGGACCGCTTCGGCGTCGTGTTCCGCCCGTCGCCACGCCAGTCCGACGTGATGATCGTTGCCGGCACGCTGTGCAACAAGATGGCGCCGGCACTGCGCAAGGTCTACGACCAGATGTCCGAGCCGCGCTGGGTCATCTCGATGGGCACCTGCGCCAACGGCGGCGGCTACTATCACTACTCGTACTCCGTCGTGCGCGGTTGCGACCGCATCGTGCCCGTCGATATCTACGTGCCGGGCTGTCCTCCCACCGCCGAAGCTCTGCTGTACGGCATCCTGCAGCTGCAAAACAAGATCAAGCGCACCAATACGATCGCACGATAAACGGGGCGCGCAAGAATATGACTACACATCTGGAAGCATTGCAGGGCGCACTGGCCGGCGCCCTGGGGGAGCGCGTCGCTACGACGGTCGCGCTGGGTGAAATCACCCTCGTCGTCAAGGCCGACGACTATCACGCCGTCATGCAGACGCTGCGCGATGACGCCGCACTGGGGTTCGATACGCTGATCGACCTGTGCGGCGTCGACTATTCCACCTACGGCGAAGGCACGTGGGAAGGTCCGCGCTTCGCGGCCGTCACGCACCTGCTGTCGGTGAAGCACAACTGGCGCGTGCGCGTGCGCGTGTTCTGCCCGGACGACGACATGCCGCTGGTGCAGAGCGTGACCGACATCTGGCGCGCCGCCAACTGGTACGAGCGCGAGGCGTTCGACCTGTACGGCATCCTGTTCGAGGGTCACAGCGACCTGCGCCGCATCCTGACCGACTACGGCTTCATCGGTCACCCGTTCCGCAAGGATTTCCCCGTGTCCGGCCACGTCGAGATGCGCTACGACGCCGAACAGAAGCGCGTAATCTACCAGCCGGTGACGATCGAGCCGCGCGAGAACGTGCCGCGCGTGATCCGCGAAGAAAAATACGGGATGAAATAATGGCTGAAATTAAGAATTACACCCTGAACTTTGGTCCGCAGCACCCGGCAGCGCACGGCGTGTTGCGCCTGGTGCTGGAGCTGGACGGCGAAGTCATCCAGCGTGCCGACCCCCACATCGGCCTGCTGCACCGCGCCACCGAAAAGCTGGCCGAGCAGAAGACCTACCTGCAGTCGGTGCCGTACACGGACCGCCTCGACTACGTGTCGATGATGTGCAACGAGCACGGCTACGTGATGGCCATCGAGAAGCTGCTGGGCCTGGAAGTACCGCTGCGCGCGCAGTACATCCGCGTGATGTTCGACGAGATCACC
This is a stretch of genomic DNA from Pseudoduganella chitinolytica. It encodes these proteins:
- a CDS encoding esterase/lipase family protein, with translation MKSVEHALPAQQHKEAACKAEGFGTPKEDKKPQCARFLPKRALPVIFLPGIMGSNLRMSAERQALLKRKDNIAWRPDSLGKDNARGASTEKPVNRQLALDPLCTTVDVYNPSGPSAVSGDERHKNVELDARFPSPMLVDDPPTVKNGRTATQKARSRGWGEVYFGSYGELLQRMESRLNNTFSDCKLRPEWLDVIGAETTAWWPVPELPQVPLTEEELKQVVSGCWFPVYALGYNWLQSNGESARMIAKRITALIEALIKSGYECNQVVVVTHSMGGLVGRALVHPDFGNLQDSVAGIVHGVMPAIGAPAGYKRIRAGFEDPGLLRDIKGSIGAKVAGNFGDEVTAVLANSRGGLELLPTDAYGNGWLRVLHRGLELDAWPKTGDPYAEIYKTDGKWYSLLRKDWINPSGLTPKMGGGTFQRTCSYLDKAQSFHKAIRNTFHPNSYAHYGADAGRQSFGEVVWEISEHCVDTTGWRDWPIVDDDRQGRLEVARWQRDQPNTPFSKGFSIGTPASIYATLTPPSAPGDQTVPAKSADHQLRSGKFKGVFRQVGYEHQSSCKDPHVIASTLYCIVRIAQRAKWTCVKEDKHEFDSIS
- a CDS encoding T6SS immunity protein Tli4 family protein → MNSIRSVSVGCLAAISMLLAACNHRSPQYGAPNMTALTPRLKTIFETTKTVCFGRFVVDVPATATVSWGSGSVDLGIAVYPDAAKEVNEEAQKFIDELKSSKAIYHDHIPLLLSDEHIEEPSGRIIAGYEGFDAMRELKINGYFSWGNDGFIIDARPLQEDGDETVTDIKSIAQRLRRRVEGEVPTEPGNCLEYAFLRDKPVAGGEATIAHIRIGFRLKEFPDTHVSIFVGPSNPFHSEGNSLEWQLAQLEKEQRAEDLNHPMLKTVYFRRGPRQIHDWLNGWEAVSRSPDQPGVHGHHDFVMDVRGVPNDVFKPYADIQMQTGVSDNLAGAVKPTLTDEEAVAVWDAITSTIRVRPTTTKATTPAAARKPLGERAVTGRSCPQTGWWQPCEPEAAKALPRQRMEEGAPMPMATLAGKPSLWQQLKGEQPTYKTAAMWQLVAYEE
- a CDS encoding PAAR domain-containing protein, whose translation is MPNVIRLGDRTSHGGKVTSVSATHFKVGGIAVARVGDQCSCPIKGHEQCKIADGNGKHRIDGVAVAYEGNKTTCGATLLASTSKFHSG
- a CDS encoding NAD(P)H-quinone oxidoreductase, which encodes MRAIEITKPGGPEVLQLCQRPMPEPKAGELRIRVHAAGINRPDVFQRQGNYAPPPGASDLPGLEVAGEIIDGDLANSPFKAGDMVCALVQGGGYAEVVTAPVEQCLPVPHGLSPLEAASLPENYFTVWSNVFDRARLGPGESLLVQGGTSGIGVTAIQLANAMGNRVFATAGSEDKARACEQLGAERGINYRHEDFAAVVKQLTGDNGVDVILDMVGGDYLGREINCLADDGRIAIIALLGGAKGTLDMGQVLRRRLTITGSTLRPRSVAFKGAIARQLQDKVWPLFGEGRIKPVIYESFPLEQAADAHALMESSTHVGKIMLQVIKP
- the tpiA gene encoding triose-phosphate isomerase — protein: MRRKLVIGNWKMNGSLAANSVLLRGIVAGYAAKNADCGVCAPAPYLAQCQSELTGTPVAWGAQDVSAYAAGAYTGEVAASMLQEFGCRYVLCGHSERRAYHQETNEVVAQKVLAALNAGLTPVVCVGETLEEREAGRTNVVVCAQLQAVLDVLEAAAVEKIVLAYEPVWAIGTGRTATPALAQEVHGMLRKQVAERNPVAAANMPILYGGSMKPENAKDLLAQADIDGGLIGGASLKVADFLAIVHAAG
- the secG gene encoding preprotein translocase subunit SecG encodes the protein MNTLFNLVVVVQVLSALAIIALVLLQHGKGADMGAAFGSGASGSLFGATGSSNFMSKSTAFAAAIFFAATLGLSALATQRATGNTGVLSNITAPVSGSAAIPGAAAPAQAPAAAPAAPAAQAPAAGTPAAPAAGAANGAPANQIPK
- a CDS encoding NADH-quinone oxidoreductase subunit A — its product is MNLENYFPVLLFLLVGIGVGVVPQVLGRLLGPHKPDAAKLSPYECGFEAFEDARMKFDVRYYLVAILFILFDLETAFFFPWGVSMRELGWQGFVTMMIFIAEFVVGFWYIWKKGALDWE
- a CDS encoding NuoB/complex I 20 kDa subunit family protein: MAIEGVLNEGFITTSADKLINWARTGSMFPMTFGLACCAVEMMHVGAARYDMDRFGVVFRPSPRQSDVMIVAGTLCNKMAPALRKVYDQMSEPRWVISMGTCANGGGYYHYSYSVVRGCDRIVPVDIYVPGCPPTAEALLYGILQLQNKIKRTNTIAR
- a CDS encoding NADH-quinone oxidoreductase subunit C, whose amino-acid sequence is MTTHLEALQGALAGALGERVATTVALGEITLVVKADDYHAVMQTLRDDAALGFDTLIDLCGVDYSTYGEGTWEGPRFAAVTHLLSVKHNWRVRVRVFCPDDDMPLVQSVTDIWRAANWYEREAFDLYGILFEGHSDLRRILTDYGFIGHPFRKDFPVSGHVEMRYDAEQKRVIYQPVTIEPRENVPRVIREEKYGMK